The Chionomys nivalis chromosome Y, mChiNiv1.1, whole genome shotgun sequence genome includes a window with the following:
- the LOC130868816 gene encoding ubiquitin-activating enzyme E1 Y-like: protein MAGHGAGGGGEDRVTDIRNACSLEKEDRVVRVDSHSLNSSKIKQFSGLYMDLHCVYYQKPLLESGTLGTKGNVQVVIPFLTESYSSQDPPEKSIPICTLKNFPNAIEHTLQWARDEFKQSAETVNQYLTDPKFTEQTLQLAGTQPLEVLAAVQHSLLLHRPQTWADCVTWAYRYWHTRYSDNIQQLLHNFPPDQPLHLDCVMAAVNLFAQTRRVPPQRCCGQTPAVSAAPQLAPKSALRIHVSEQEFQSTSATVGENALS, encoded by the exons ATGGCGGGGCATGgggctggtgggggtggggaggatagG GTAACAGATATTAGAAATGCTTGCTCGTTAGAAAAGGAAGACAGGGTAGTAAGGGTGGATAGCCACAGTCTGAACtccagtaaaataaaacaattcagtG GTCTGTACATGGACCTCCATTGTGTGTATTACCAAAAGCCTCTGCTGGAATCAGGCACCCTGGGCACCAAGGGGAACGTGCAGGTGGTCATTCCCTTCTTGACAGAATCTTACAGCTCTCAGGACCCACCTGAGAAATCCATCCCCATCTGCACACTGAAGAACTTCCCCAATGCCATTGAGCACACCCTACAG TGGGCTCGGGATGAATTCAAGCAGTCAGCAGAAACTGTTAACCAGTACCTCAC GGATCCCAAGTTCACGGAGCAGACACTGCAGCTGGCTGGCACCCAGCCTTTGGAAGTACTGGCAGCTGTACAGCATAGTCTACTCCTGCATAGGCCACAGACTTGGGCTGACTGTGTGACTTGGGCCTACCGCTACTGGCACACACGGTATTCTGACAATATCCAGCAGTTGCTGCACAACTTCCCTCCAGACCAG CCCCTGCATCTGGACTGCGTGATGGCTGCTGTCAACCTGTTTGCCCAGACTAGGAGGGTCCCACCACAGCGCTGCTGTGGCCAGACTCCTGCAGTCTCTGCAGCTCCCCAATTGGCTCCCAAGTCTGCATTAAGGATTCACGTTTCTGAGCAGGAATTCCAGAGCACCAGTGCCACAGTTGGTGAGAATGCTTTGTCATGA